The Clostridium sp. AWRP genome has a window encoding:
- a CDS encoding sigma 54-interacting transcriptional regulator has product MEVKFVRLAQLLNMGNASMNIPYIMKDTKAAGCESNILILGESGTGKEVFARAICKMSR; this is encoded by the coding sequence ATGGAAGTGAAATTTGTAAGACTTGCCCAATTACTGAATATGGGAAATGCTTCAATGAATATTCCATATATTATGAAAGATACAAAAGCTGCAGGATGTGAATCTAACATTTTAATTTTAGGTGAAAGTGGTACAGGAAAAGAGGTATTTGCTAGGGCGATTTGTAAGATGAGTAGATGA
- the cwlD gene encoding N-acetylmuramoyl-L-alanine amidase CwlD has product MVCPYLVLGNENVTKENSTILIDPGHGGIDSGAISKDGIMEKEINLKISNKLKDKLLKEKFKVVMTREKDEGLYTNDGRIRKKKVEDLNNRCKLKKSTNCNMFISIHLNMFPQAKYYGAQVWYSKNDNSKKLAHILQKNLVNDLDKNNNRKEKAAKNCYKVLRCEDTIPSVLVECGFLSNAQEKSKLITDEYQSKIADSIARSVKEYYSSN; this is encoded by the coding sequence ATGGTATGTCCATATTTAGTATTAGGTAATGAAAATGTTACTAAAGAAAATAGCACTATACTTATAGATCCTGGTCATGGAGGAATAGACAGTGGAGCAATATCAAAAGATGGAATAATGGAAAAGGAAATAAATTTAAAAATAAGCAATAAACTTAAGGACAAGTTACTGAAAGAAAAATTTAAAGTTGTTATGACTAGAGAAAAAGATGAGGGACTGTATACAAATGATGGGAGAATAAGAAAAAAGAAAGTTGAAGATTTAAATAATAGATGTAAATTGAAGAAAAGTACAAATTGTAATATGTTTATAAGTATACACTTAAATATGTTTCCTCAGGCTAAATACTATGGAGCTCAGGTGTGGTACTCTAAAAATGATAATAGTAAAAAATTAGCTCATATTCTTCAAAAAAATTTAGTAAATGATCTAGACAAGAACAATAATAGAAAGGAAAAAGCAGCAAAAAATTGTTATAAGGTACTTAGATGTGAAGATACTATACCTTCTGTACTTGTAGAATGTGGATTCCTATCTAATGCTCAGGAAAAAAGTAAATTGATTACGGATGAGTATCAGAGTAAAATAGCGGATTCTATAGCTAGATCAGTGAAAGAATATTATTCTTCTAATTAA
- the rpsI gene encoding 30S ribosomal protein S9 — MAKVQYFGTGRRKKSIARVRLVPGEGKVTINKRDMDDYFGLDTLKVIVNQPLELTSTKGKFDVLVNVHGGGFTGQAGAVRHGISRALLKADENLRPELKKAGFLTRDPRMKERKKYGLKKARRAPQFSKR, encoded by the coding sequence ATGGCTAAGGTTCAGTATTTTGGAACAGGAAGAAGAAAAAAGTCAATAGCAAGAGTTAGACTTGTACCTGGAGAAGGTAAAGTAACTATAAATAAGAGAGATATGGATGATTACTTTGGATTGGATACTTTAAAGGTTATAGTTAACCAACCATTGGAATTGACTTCAACTAAAGGAAAATTTGATGTCCTTGTAAATGTTCATGGTGGAGGATTTACAGGTCAGGCTGGAGCTGTAAGACATGGAATATCAAGAGCTCTCTTAAAAGCAGATGAAAATTTAAGACCGGAACTTAAAAAAGCTGGTTTCTTAACAAGAGATCCAAGAATGAAAGAAAGAAAGAAATATGGTCTTAAAAAAGCAAGAAGAGCTCCACAATTTTCAAAGAGATAA
- the rplM gene encoding 50S ribosomal protein L13 — MKSYIAKPQEIERKWYVIDAAGKPLGRVASQVASILRGKNKPIYTPHVDTGDFVIIINSEKVVLTGKKLDQKMLRHHSLYPGGLKETSYRDALAKKPEFVFQEAVRRMLPDGPLGRQMFKKLKVYRGSEHNHEAQKPEVLELKY, encoded by the coding sequence ATGAAATCATATATAGCAAAACCCCAAGAAATTGAAAGAAAATGGTATGTTATCGATGCTGCAGGAAAACCTCTTGGAAGAGTAGCAAGTCAAGTTGCTTCAATATTAAGAGGTAAAAATAAACCTATATATACACCGCATGTTGATACAGGAGATTTTGTAATAATAATAAATTCTGAAAAAGTAGTTCTAACTGGTAAAAAATTAGATCAAAAGATGTTGAGACATCATTCCTTATATCCAGGTGGATTAAAGGAAACTTCTTATAGAGATGCTTTAGCAAAGAAGCCAGAATTTGTATTCCAGGAAGCTGTAAGAAGAATGCTTCCAGATGGTCCACTAGGAAGACAAATGTTCAAAAAGTTAAAAGTATACAGAGGTTCTGAGCACAATCATGAAGCTCAAAAGCCAGAAGTATTAGAATTAAAATATTAG
- the truA gene encoding tRNA pseudouridine(38-40) synthase TruA — MKNIMLTIEYDGTNYSGWQRQNNAMTIQQRLEEAIKKITGNFSEVIGASRTDAGVHARGFVCNFFTNSKIPSPNFKMALNGVLPKDIVVLNARKVDDSFHSRYYSLGKKYVYTIVTGNNRPVIGRQYVYYFRRKLDIDKMKNACKYFIGTHDFSAFKKKGSSAKSSVRTVRELTIMQEDNLIKFSIVGDGFLYNMVRIIVGTLLEVGLGRFTPEYVRDILESKDRSKAGKPVPALGLCLEKIFY; from the coding sequence ATGAAAAATATAATGCTTACAATAGAATACGATGGTACAAATTATTCCGGATGGCAGAGACAGAATAATGCTATGACAATTCAGCAAAGATTAGAAGAAGCTATTAAAAAAATTACAGGGAACTTTTCTGAAGTTATAGGTGCAAGCAGAACTGATGCAGGAGTCCATGCGCGAGGGTTTGTGTGCAACTTTTTTACTAACAGTAAAATACCAAGTCCTAATTTTAAAATGGCACTAAATGGGGTATTACCTAAGGATATAGTTGTATTAAACGCCAGAAAAGTGGACGATAGTTTTCATTCTAGGTATTACAGTTTAGGTAAAAAATATGTTTATACAATAGTAACAGGAAATAATAGGCCTGTTATTGGAAGACAATATGTTTATTACTTTAGAAGAAAATTGGATATTGATAAAATGAAAAATGCATGTAAGTATTTTATAGGAACTCATGATTTTTCTGCTTTTAAGAAAAAGGGAAGTTCTGCTAAATCTTCTGTTAGGACAGTGAGAGAATTAACTATTATGCAAGAAGATAATTTGATTAAGTTTAGTATAGTTGGAGATGGATTCTTGTACAATATGGTAAGGATAATAGTAGGTACTTTATTAGAAGTAGGGTTAGGAAGGTTTACGCCAGAATATGTGAGAGATATTTTAGAGTCTAAGGATAGGTCAAAAGCCGGGAAGCCTGTACCAGCCTTAGGACTTTGTTTGGAAAAAATATTTTACTAG
- a CDS encoding energy-coupling factor transporter transmembrane component T, translating to MIKDITIGQYVPGNSFVHKLDPRVKILISLIYIVDLFIVNSFKGYIFIVLFTIISILISKIQFSYIYKGLKPIFILVVITAVLNIFMTTGINPPLFKWKFLVVYKEGLVMAAFMAIRLIFLIIGTSLLTLTTSPIELTDAIEKLLNPMKKIGVPAHELAMMMTIALRFIPTLMDETDKIMKAQMARGADFQSGNIIQRAKNLIPILVPLFISSFRRADELAMAMEARCYTGGEGRTRMKQLKLTNKDFTASVCTFALVCVSILSRMWWH from the coding sequence ATGATTAAAGATATTACAATAGGTCAATATGTACCTGGGAATTCTTTTGTTCATAAGTTGGATCCAAGAGTTAAGATATTGATATCTTTAATATATATTGTAGATTTATTTATAGTAAACAGTTTTAAAGGCTATATATTTATAGTATTATTCACTATAATTTCAATACTTATATCTAAGATACAGTTTTCATACATTTATAAAGGACTTAAACCAATATTTATATTAGTTGTTATAACTGCAGTGCTGAATATATTTATGACAACGGGGATTAATCCACCTTTATTTAAGTGGAAGTTTTTAGTCGTCTATAAAGAAGGATTAGTTATGGCTGCATTTATGGCAATAAGACTTATATTTTTAATTATAGGAACTTCACTACTAACTTTGACTACATCTCCTATTGAACTCACAGATGCAATAGAAAAGCTTTTAAATCCAATGAAAAAAATAGGGGTACCTGCTCATGAACTTGCTATGATGATGACTATAGCACTTAGATTTATACCGACATTAATGGATGAAACAGATAAAATAATGAAAGCTCAGATGGCAAGAGGAGCGGATTTCCAATCTGGAAACATAATTCAGAGAGCTAAGAATCTTATCCCAATCCTAGTTCCACTTTTTATAAGCTCTTTTAGGCGTGCAGATGAACTGGCAATGGCAATGGAAGCTAGATGTTACACAGGTGGAGAAGGCAGAACTAGAATGAAGCAGCTTAAGTTAACTAATAAGGACTTTACGGCATCAGTGTGTACTTTTGCATTGGTGTGTGTGTCTATATTAAGTAGAATGTGGTGGCATTAA
- a CDS encoding energy-coupling factor transporter ATPase, translating to MSIKIENLTHIYMKGSPFEKKALDDINIEIEDGEFVALIGHTGSGKSTLIQHINGLLKPSAGKIIVDGVDITDKKINLNFIRKKVGLVFQYPEYQLFEETIEKDIAFGPKNLGLSDDDINERVKRAMNMVGLKYEDYKDKSPFELSGGQKRRVAIAGVVAMEPKVLILDEPTAGLDPKGRDDIFSEIKNLHREYNMTIIFVSHSMEDVAKLAGRIIVMHQGKCILDGPPEKVFNEVDTLESVGLAVPQVTYMVKKLREKGINISKDVFTVKQAKEEILKILSKS from the coding sequence ATGTCGATTAAAATAGAAAATTTAACTCATATATATATGAAAGGTTCACCCTTTGAAAAAAAAGCACTAGATGACATAAATATTGAAATAGAAGATGGAGAATTTGTTGCTTTGATAGGACACACGGGTTCTGGAAAATCAACACTTATTCAACATATAAATGGACTTTTAAAACCAAGTGCAGGCAAGATAATAGTAGATGGAGTAGATATTACTGATAAAAAAATAAATTTAAATTTCATAAGAAAAAAAGTAGGACTTGTATTTCAGTATCCTGAATATCAGTTATTTGAGGAAACTATAGAAAAAGACATCGCTTTTGGTCCTAAAAATTTGGGCTTGAGTGATGATGATATAAATGAAAGAGTAAAGAGAGCCATGAATATGGTGGGATTAAAATATGAAGATTACAAGGATAAATCTCCTTTTGAATTAAGCGGAGGACAAAAGAGGAGAGTTGCTATAGCAGGAGTAGTTGCTATGGAACCTAAAGTACTCATATTAGATGAACCAACAGCAGGTCTTGATCCCAAGGGAAGAGATGACATCTTTTCAGAAATAAAAAATTTACATAGAGAATACAATATGACTATAATATTTGTATCTCATAGTATGGAAGATGTAGCTAAGCTGGCTGGCAGAATAATTGTAATGCATCAGGGAAAATGTATACTTGATGGCCCTCCTGAAAAAGTTTTTAATGAAGTTGACACTTTGGAAAGTGTAGGACTTGCAGTACCTCAAGTAACATATATGGTAAAAAAGCTTAGGGAAAAGGGTATAAATATATCAAAAGATGTATTTACAGTAAAGCAGGCAAAAGAAGAAATACTCAAAATATTAAGTAAAAGTTAG
- a CDS encoding energy-coupling factor transporter ATPase yields the protein MEKNMVVCDNVSYKYKDNDNENEKLAVDHVNFQVKKGEFLVVLGRNGSGKSTMAKHINALLVPTDGKVYVEDIDTSDEKNTWKIRNKAGMVFQNPDNQIVATIVEEDVAFGPENLGVPSEEIRARVDECLKRVNMYEYRRHAPHLLSGGQKQRVAIAGVLAMRPDCIIFDESTAMLDPSGRREVMSTIKDINSKYNMTVILITHYMEEAVEADRIIVMDEGKIIMEGSPRNIFSQVSKMKKIGLDVPQMTELAYELRNSGVDIKPDILTIDEMVSELCRLK from the coding sequence ATGGAAAAAAATATGGTAGTATGTGATAATGTAAGCTATAAATATAAGGACAATGATAATGAAAATGAAAAATTAGCTGTAGATCATGTGAATTTTCAGGTAAAAAAGGGAGAATTCCTTGTAGTGCTTGGAAGGAATGGATCTGGAAAATCTACTATGGCTAAACATATAAATGCTCTTTTAGTTCCAACTGATGGGAAAGTATATGTAGAAGATATAGATACATCAGATGAAAAAAATACCTGGAAGATAAGGAATAAAGCAGGAATGGTTTTCCAGAATCCAGATAACCAAATAGTTGCTACTATAGTAGAAGAAGATGTTGCTTTTGGTCCAGAAAACCTAGGGGTTCCATCAGAAGAAATAAGAGCAAGGGTTGATGAGTGCTTAAAAAGAGTAAATATGTATGAATATAGGAGACATGCACCTCATTTACTTTCAGGTGGACAAAAGCAAAGGGTAGCTATAGCAGGAGTACTTGCCATGAGACCTGATTGTATAATATTTGATGAATCAACTGCAATGCTTGATCCGTCTGGTAGGCGTGAAGTAATGAGTACAATAAAAGATATAAACAGCAAGTACAATATGACAGTAATTCTAATTACACATTATATGGAAGAAGCAGTAGAAGCAGATAGAATAATTGTTATGGATGAAGGTAAAATTATAATGGAAGGATCTCCTAGAAACATATTTAGTCAGGTATCTAAAATGAAAAAAATAGGACTTGATGTACCTCAAATGACAGAATTAGCCTATGAACTTAGGAATAGTGGTGTAGATATTAAACCTGATATACTAACTATAGATGAGATGGTGAGTGAATTATGTCGATTAAAATAG
- the rplQ gene encoding 50S ribosomal protein L17 gives MAQYRKLGRPSDQRRAMLRSLVTNFLKHGKIQTTVTRAKETRSLAEKMITLAKRGDLHARRQVLSFVTEEEVVKNLFADIAPKYAERNGGYTRMYKMGPRRGDGAELVILELV, from the coding sequence ATGGCACAGTATCGTAAATTAGGACGTCCATCTGACCAAAGAAGAGCAATGCTTAGAAGTCTTGTTACTAACTTTTTAAAGCATGGCAAAATACAGACAACTGTAACTAGAGCAAAGGAAACAAGAAGTTTAGCAGAAAAGATGATTACTCTTGCAAAAAGAGGAGATCTTCATGCTAGAAGGCAAGTACTTTCTTTTGTGACTGAAGAAGAAGTTGTAAAAAATTTATTTGCAGATATAGCTCCTAAATATGCTGAAAGAAATGGTGGATACACTAGAATGTATAAAATGGGTCCAAGAAGAGGCGATGGAGCCGAATTAGTTATACTAGAGTTAGTATAA
- a CDS encoding DNA-directed RNA polymerase subunit alpha → MLEIEKPKIECVENSEDGNYGKFVVEPLERGYGITLGNALRRILLSSLPGVAANHIKIDGVLHEFSTIRGVKEDVAELILNIKELALKMNGEGPKTIYIDAQGPGEVVAGDIKTDGDVEIINKDLHIATLDDDGKLYMEIAVNGGRGYVSQRKNKSEDMPIGTIPVDSIYTPIKRVNFAVENTRVGQITDYDKLSLEVWTNGTILPDEAVSLSAKILIEHFKLFMTLTDHANNVEIMVEKEEDKKEKVLEMTIEELDLSVRSYNCLKRAGINTVQELTERTMDDMMKVRNLGKKSLEEVEQKLDALGLSLKQSED, encoded by the coding sequence ATGTTAGAAATAGAAAAACCCAAAATAGAATGTGTTGAAAATAGTGAAGATGGTAACTATGGAAAGTTTGTAGTGGAGCCCCTTGAAAGAGGCTATGGTATTACTCTTGGTAATGCACTTAGAAGGATTCTTCTTTCTTCCCTTCCAGGAGTTGCTGCTAATCATATAAAAATAGATGGTGTACTTCATGAATTTTCAACTATTCGTGGAGTAAAAGAGGATGTTGCAGAGCTAATTCTAAATATAAAAGAATTAGCTTTAAAGATGAATGGAGAAGGTCCTAAAACTATATATATAGATGCGCAAGGACCAGGAGAAGTTGTTGCAGGAGACATAAAAACAGATGGTGATGTTGAAATAATTAATAAAGACTTACATATAGCTACCTTAGATGATGATGGTAAACTCTATATGGAGATTGCTGTCAACGGAGGAAGAGGATATGTTTCTCAAAGAAAGAATAAGTCTGAAGACATGCCAATAGGTACTATTCCTGTAGATTCAATATATACTCCTATTAAAAGAGTTAATTTTGCTGTAGAGAATACAAGAGTTGGTCAAATAACTGATTATGATAAATTATCATTGGAAGTTTGGACTAATGGGACTATATTACCAGATGAAGCTGTAAGTTTATCAGCTAAAATTCTCATAGAACATTTTAAACTATTTATGACTCTTACTGATCATGCTAATAATGTAGAAATAATGGTTGAAAAGGAAGAGGATAAAAAGGAAAAAGTTCTTGAGATGACAATAGAAGAATTAGACCTTTCAGTGAGAAGTTATAATTGTCTAAAGAGGGCTGGAATAAATACAGTTCAAGAGTTAACAGAAAGAACAATGGATGATATGATGAAGGTAAGGAATTTGGGTAAAAAATCCTTAGAAGAAGTTGAGCAAAAGCTTGATGCCTTAGGATTATCATTAAAGCAAAGTGAAGACTAA
- the rpsD gene encoding 30S ribosomal protein S4: MARYTGSVCRLCRREGLKLFLKGDRCYTDKCAFSRRGYAPGQHGQRRKKVSNYGLQLREKQKAKRIYGLLEGQFRKYYETADRKKGITGENLLVLLETRLDNVIYRLGYGQSRAEARQLVTHGHFLVNGRKVDIPSFKVSINDNITVSDKSKSSEKFKTFAENPKTLPTWLEGNVENFQAKVLRQPTREDIDVPVNETLIVELYSK; the protein is encoded by the coding sequence ATGGCAAGATATACTGGATCAGTATGCAGACTTTGCAGAAGAGAAGGCTTAAAATTATTCCTTAAAGGGGATAGATGTTATACAGATAAGTGTGCATTTTCAAGAAGAGGATATGCACCAGGACAACATGGTCAAAGAAGAAAAAAGGTATCAAACTATGGTTTACAGTTGAGAGAAAAGCAAAAGGCTAAGAGAATATATGGACTATTAGAAGGACAATTTAGAAAATATTATGAAACAGCTGATAGGAAAAAGGGAATAACAGGTGAAAATTTATTAGTTTTACTTGAAACAAGACTTGACAATGTAATTTATAGATTAGGATATGGACAGTCAAGAGCAGAAGCTAGACAATTGGTAACTCATGGCCATTTTTTAGTTAATGGTAGAAAAGTAGATATACCTTCTTTTAAGGTATCAATTAATGATAATATAACAGTAAGTGATAAGAGCAAGTCATCAGAGAAATTTAAAACTTTTGCAGAAAACCCAAAAACTTTACCAACTTGGTTAGAAGGAAATGTAGAAAATTTCCAAGCAAAAGTTCTTAGACAGCCAACAAGAGAGGATATAGATGTTCCTGTTAACGAAACATTAATCGTAGAGTTATACAGCAAGTAG
- the rpsK gene encoding 30S ribosomal protein S11: MAAGKVRKTTKRKKERKNVEHGCAHIRSTFNNSIVTITDAAGNTLSWASAGGLGFRGSRKSTPFAAQMAAETSAKAAMEHGLKSIEVYVKGPGAGREAAIRSLQAAGLEVTLIKDVTPIPHNGCRPPKRRRV; encoded by the coding sequence ATGGCAGCTGGAAAAGTTAGAAAGACAACTAAGAGAAAAAAAGAAAGAAAAAATGTTGAACATGGTTGTGCACATATAAGATCAACTTTTAATAATTCTATAGTTACAATTACCGATGCTGCGGGAAACACTTTGTCCTGGGCTAGTGCAGGTGGCTTAGGATTTAGAGGCTCTAGAAAGAGCACTCCATTTGCTGCACAAATGGCAGCTGAAACATCAGCTAAAGCAGCTATGGAACATGGATTAAAAAGCATCGAAGTATATGTTAAGGGACCTGGGGCTGGTAGAGAAGCCGCAATAAGGTCATTACAGGCAGCAGGACTTGAAGTTACATTGATCAAGGATGTTACTCCAATTCCACATAATGGATGCAGACCACCAAAAAGAAGAAGAGTTTAG
- the rpsM gene encoding 30S ribosomal protein S13: MARIAGIDLPKEKRVEIGLTYIYGIGLSTSQKILKETGVNPDTRVKDLTEEEVNSLRNCIKNVTIEGDLRREIALNIKRLIEIGSYRGIRHRKGLPVRGQKTKTNARTRKGPKKMVAGKKKVVGK, encoded by the coding sequence ATGGCAAGAATAGCAGGTATTGACCTACCAAAGGAAAAAAGAGTTGAAATAGGTCTAACTTATATATATGGCATAGGGTTATCAACTTCTCAAAAAATTCTAAAAGAAACTGGAGTAAATCCAGATACTAGAGTTAAAGACCTAACAGAAGAAGAAGTTAACTCTTTGAGAAATTGCATAAAGAATGTAACAATTGAGGGTGACTTGAGAAGAGAAATTGCTCTTAATATAAAGAGATTGATAGAGATAGGTTCATATAGAGGAATAAGACATAGAAAAGGTCTGCCAGTTAGAGGACAGAAAACAAAGACAAATGCAAGAACAAGAAAAGGACCTAAGAAAATGGTAGCAGGTAAGAAGAAAGTAGTAGGAAAATAA
- the rpmJ gene encoding 50S ribosomal protein L36 — protein sequence MKVRPSVKPMCEKCKIIKRKGRVMVICENPKHKQKQG from the coding sequence ATGAAAGTAAGGCCATCAGTTAAGCCTATGTGCGAAAAGTGCAAGATTATAAAGAGAAAAGGAAGAGTAATGGTTATCTGTGAAAATCCTAAGCACAAACAAAAGCAAGGCTAA
- the infA gene encoding translation initiation factor IF-1, with protein sequence MSKDDVIEIQGTVLEALPNAMFQVELESGHKILAHISGKLRMNFIRILPGDKVTVELSPYDLTRGRITWRAK encoded by the coding sequence ATGTCAAAAGATGATGTTATTGAAATTCAGGGTACTGTTTTAGAAGCTTTACCAAATGCTATGTTTCAGGTAGAATTAGAAAGCGGACATAAGATATTAGCACATATATCTGGTAAATTGAGAATGAATTTTATAAGAATATTACCAGGTGATAAAGTTACAGTAGAGCTTTCTCCTTACGATTTGACCCGTGGGAGAATAACTTGGAGAGCGAAGTAA
- a CDS encoding adenylate kinase: MKIILLGPPGAGKGTQAKFISEGYSIPHISTGDIFRKNISEKTPLGVEAKKYLDNGQLVPDEVTIDIVKDRLGKDDCKEGFLLDGFPRTVNQAEALDLFLNDKGQKIDTALLIDVPKELILERMTGRRVCPSCGASYHVKFNPTKTEGKCDVCNSDVIQRKDDTESTVKDRLDVYEEQTQPLIGYYKKQKALSIVDGTGEINEVFQRVKESLKSICK; encoded by the coding sequence TTGAAAATAATTTTATTAGGTCCTCCAGGAGCTGGAAAAGGGACTCAAGCTAAATTTATTAGTGAAGGATATTCCATACCTCATATATCCACTGGAGATATTTTTAGAAAGAATATTTCAGAGAAGACTCCTCTTGGAGTTGAGGCAAAAAAGTATTTAGATAACGGACAATTAGTGCCAGATGAGGTTACTATAGATATAGTTAAAGATAGATTAGGCAAGGATGATTGCAAAGAAGGATTTTTATTAGATGGATTTCCTAGAACCGTAAATCAAGCTGAAGCTCTAGACTTATTTTTAAATGATAAAGGGCAAAAGATAGATACAGCTCTCCTTATAGATGTTCCTAAAGAATTAATTCTTGAAAGAATGACAGGTAGAAGAGTTTGTCCATCTTGTGGTGCAAGTTATCATGTAAAATTTAATCCTACTAAAACTGAGGGCAAGTGTGATGTGTGTAATAGTGATGTTATACAAAGAAAAGATGATACCGAGTCAACTGTTAAGGATAGGTTAGATGTATATGAGGAGCAAACTCAACCTCTGATTGGGTACTATAAAAAGCAGAAAGCACTTTCTATAGTAGATGGTACTGGAGAAATAAATGAGGTTTTTCAAAGAGTAAAAGAAAGTTTAAAATCTATTTGCAAATAA
- the secY gene encoding preprotein translocase subunit SecY, which translates to MLSTLRNAWKVPELRKRLLFTLFMIIIFRMGNFIPVPGIDTTKLSSLTSNGSLFGFYDLLAGGAFSRFSIFAMGVIPFINSSIIFQLLTVALPRLEQLSKEGEEGRKKIQEYTRYASVPLGVIQGITIYVIINRAGALANPSDKFNIFMIIFTVTVASTFLMWFGDQITEHGIGNGISLIIFINIISRFPSAVSGIFKMQQVETVSFVEVIGLAAVIFLLFLGVVISSLSERRIPIQYAGKTNAGRMYKGQSTNIPINVNGAAVIGIIFAISVMQFPMTIGQFWPDSAFNKFITGSVYSPFKESNWLYLVLYFLLTIFFTWFYTEVTMKPEEMAENMNKSSGFIPGIRPGEPTAVFIERVLARVSVLGGAFAGIIAISPIVAETYTSFKGIYFGGTGLLIIVNVAIETIRQLESQLVMRHYHGFLN; encoded by the coding sequence GTGCTATCAACCTTGCGTAATGCTTGGAAAGTTCCTGAACTAAGGAAAAGATTGCTGTTTACTTTATTTATGATAATAATTTTTAGAATGGGAAATTTTATTCCTGTTCCAGGAATTGATACTACAAAGTTAAGTAGTTTAACTAGCAATGGCTCGTTGTTTGGCTTTTATGATCTTCTAGCAGGAGGCGCATTTAGCAGATTTAGTATATTTGCTATGGGAGTTATTCCATTTATCAATTCATCCATCATATTCCAACTTCTTACAGTTGCTTTGCCTCGTTTAGAGCAATTATCTAAAGAAGGAGAAGAAGGTAGAAAGAAGATACAGGAATACACTAGATATGCTTCAGTACCACTAGGTGTAATTCAAGGAATAACCATATATGTTATTATAAATAGAGCAGGTGCACTTGCAAACCCATCTGATAAGTTCAATATATTTATGATAATATTTACTGTGACTGTAGCGTCAACTTTTCTCATGTGGTTTGGTGATCAGATTACTGAGCATGGTATTGGAAATGGAATATCTCTTATAATATTTATAAACATTATTTCGAGATTCCCTTCTGCAGTATCTGGAATTTTCAAAATGCAACAAGTTGAAACAGTTAGTTTTGTGGAGGTAATAGGACTTGCAGCAGTTATATTCTTGCTATTTTTAGGAGTTGTAATTTCAAGTTTATCTGAGAGAAGAATTCCTATACAGTATGCAGGAAAAACGAATGCAGGGAGAATGTATAAAGGACAGTCTACTAATATTCCAATTAATGTAAATGGAGCAGCTGTTATTGGAATTATATTTGCTATATCAGTTATGCAGTTTCCAATGACTATAGGTCAATTTTGGCCTGATTCGGCTTTTAATAAGTTTATAACAGGAAGTGTATATAGTCCATTTAAAGAAAGTAATTGGTTATATTTAGTACTTTATTTCTTGCTTACAATTTTCTTTACATGGTTTTATACTGAAGTTACTATGAAACCAGAAGAAATGGCTGAAAATATGAATAAGTCTTCAGGATTTATACCTGGCATAAGACCAGGGGAACCTACGGCTGTATTTATTGAAAGAGTTTTAGCCAGAGTGTCAGTATTAGGAGGAGCTTTTGCAGGAATAATAGCAATATCTCCTATAGTAGCAGAAACTTATACTAGTTTTAAAGGCATATATTTTGGCGGAACAGGGCTATTAATTATAGTAAATGTAGCTATTGAAACCATAAGACAATTAGAATCGCAACTAGTAATGCGTCATTATCATGGATTTTTGAATTGA